Proteins from a genomic interval of Garra rufa chromosome 4, GarRuf1.0, whole genome shotgun sequence:
- the LOC141333806 gene encoding uncharacterized protein, whose translation MALGKHPSLQAELTSWCKEIGIHESHAVMLLNVPADTEVAGIEDVMQAVKILGRICVRDTREGPTSRTMLVLCECKQAVDATRIPPEVSPEETGEPWTVIVNPAKETSPDASSDGFTEKLTKFLMGEGKSLADVQSLFAPRSTTDGSPESIIRAVGEILEKTAKPSGDSSAYRRLRTFSAIMPTPMGEEGMEHWMEQARLMITECECSEKEKRRRIIESVKGPALEIIRAVRFSNPEASALQYLEALESTFGSSESGEDLYFKFQLMRQNGETLSEFLRWIDKALTKVVEREGLSPRLVDKVRVEQLIRGAVHSDMMLLQLGLRERRERPPSFLSLLKEIRETEENEAARHRMIAKAKSIKSHEDERVSPSVIHELRSEIQELRTLLCGGEFKAIATSSMMLKAKEKPFKQTEKADDLEVRELNRQVQQLKQQLAIMSVSHTQQSPPASEKQPKSLYFPPVPASSQFKSTNREDYFCYRCGEDGHIATKCQAPPNADQVIQKLVRSLRQAKSGKHDEKGDRKKDPDQVCFSKRGQTEVSESGGLPLGLVGPASTVEVKLHGCLCQALLDSGSQVTIVFESWYNKNLSDVPIHPLTGLSIWGLSSSSYPDKCYIVVDGTFPASVTGVEESLSILALVCPEPQGPSQLPVIIGTNASFFKRLAALSQELEGISVAHSLRIQTRHSGIHIPHVSKTEHFSDEPEGKLKWMGPGPCIVPSRGEIGTMCKMETDKPWKKEIFVVDGPVQDSLPAGLFITPVILPPSAVGESNIKVLVHNETSRDISIPAGTVIANVYPADTLTTTSRSQGSTVINPQLFDFGESSLPETWEKRLRSKLSTRGEVFSKHEWDLGFAQGVEHHIRLQDAKPFRERSRRIAPADIDDVRRHIKDLLAAGIIKESRSPYASPIVIARKKNGAIRMCIDHRTLNARTIPDQYTTPRIEDALDCLAGSRWFSVLDLRNGYYQIPMSEEDKEKTAFICPVGFFQFERMPQGITGAPATFQRLMEKAVGDMHLLQVIVYLDDIIVFGRTLEEHEERLLKVLDHLRECGLKVSIDKCQFCQSKVRYVGHIVSAAGVSPDPKKLKR comes from the coding sequence ATGGCTTTGGGAAAACACCCTTCTCTACAAGCAGAGCTAACCAGCTGGTGTAAAGAGATAGGCATTCACGAGAGTCATGCTGTGATGTTGTTAAATGTACCTGCAGACACAGAAGTAGCGGGTATTGAAGATGTAATGCAAGCTGTAAAAATCCTAGGCAGAATTTGTGTACGAGACACCAGAGAAGGACCTACCTCACGTACTATGCTGGTGTTGTGCGAGTGCAAACAAGCTGTTGATGCCACACGTATACCCCCTGAAGTGAGTCCTGAGGAAACAGGTGAGCCTTGGACAGTCATAGTAAACCCTGCAAAAGAGACCTCACCTGACGCCTCATCTGATGGATTTACTGAAAAGCTCACCAAGTTCTTAATGGGAGAAGGGAAGTCATTAGCAGATGTACAATCTCTTTTTGCTCCACGCAGCACCACCGACGGGTCTCCTGAATCCATTATCCGTGCAGTGGGTGAGATTTTGGAAAAGACTGCAAAGCCCTCTGGAGACAGCAGTGCTTATAGACGATTACGTACCTTCTCTGCCATAATGCCAACACCCATGGGAGAAGAAGGTATGGAGCACTGGATGGAACAAGCCCGATTAATGATAACAGAGTGTGAATGCTCTGAAAAAGAAAAGCGACGCAGAATTATTGAGAGTGTCAAAGGACCGGCACTGGAAATAATAAGAGCTGTTCGTTTCTCAAACCCTGAAGCAAGTGCTTTACAATATTTGGAAGCATTAGAAAGTACCTTTGGCTCCTCAGAGTCTGGGGAGGACTTGTACTTCAAGTTTCAATTGATGCGTCAAAATGGTGAGACTCTGTCTGAGTTCCTAAGATGGATTGATAAAGCCCTTACCAAAGTAGTGGAACGTGAAGGGCTGTCTCCCAGACTGGTGGATAAAGTTCGTGTGGAACAGCTAATCAGGGGTGCTGTGCATTCAGATATGATGTTGCTTCAATTAGGGCTCCGCGAGAGAAGAGAACGCCCACCCTCTTTTCTGAGTCTGTTGAAGGAGATAAGGGAGACTGAGGAAAATGAAGCGGCCCGACACAGGATGATTGCAAAAGCCAAATCGATAAAATCTCATGAGGATGAAAGGGTAAGCCCTTCAGTCATTCATGAACTTAGGTCAGAGATTCAAGAGTTGAGGACACTCCTATGTGGAGGTGAATTCAAAGCTATAGCCACATCATCCATGATGCTTAAAGCTAAAGAAAAGCCATTCAAACAGACTGAGAAAGCTGATGATTTGGAAGTACGAGAGCTGAACAGGCAAGTACAACAGCTGAAGCAACAGTTGGCCATTATGAGTGTTAGTCACACTCAGCAGTCACCCCCGGCTTCTGAAAAGCAACCTAAATCCCTTTATTTTCCCCCAGTTCCTGCATCTTCCCAATTTAAGTCAACAAATAGAGAGGATTACTTCTGCTACCGCTGTGGCGAGGATGGACATATAGCCACCAAGTGTCAAGCTCCTCCAAATGCTGATCAGGTGATTCAGAAGCTGGTTCGCTCTCTACGACAGGCTAAGAGTGGAAAACATGATGAAAAAGGTGATCGTAAAAAAGACCCCGACCAAGTATGTTTCTCTAAAAGGGGCCAAACTGAGGTCAGTGAGTCAGGTGGTTTGCCATTAGGACTGGTGGGTCCAGCCTCCACTGTGGAAGTAAAGCTCCATGGCTGTTTATGTCAAGCTCTCTTAGACAGCGGGTCACAAGTGACCATAGTGTTTGAAAGCTGGTATAACAAGAACCTGAGTGATGTGCCTATACACCCATTAACTGGTCTGTCCATATGGGGCCTCAGTTCCTCCAGCTATCCTGACAAGTGTTACATTGTGGTGGATGGCACGTTCCCTGCCTCAGTAACTGGTGTGGAAGAGTCCTTGTCCATCTTGGCTCTGGTATGCCCAGAACCCCAAGGTCCCTCACAGCTGCCTGTCATAATTGGTACCAATGCCAGTTTCTTTAAACGTCTTGCTGCCTTGAGCCAAGAACTAGAAGGAATTAGTGTTGCGCATTCCCTGAGAATTCAGACTCGTCACTCAGGGATCCACATTCCTCATGTATCCAAGACTGAGCACTTTTCTGATGAGCCTGAGGGAAAACTCAAGTGGATGGGGCCTGGACCCTGCATTGTTCCATCAAGGGGAGAGATAGGCACTATGTGTAAAATGGAGACTGACAAACCATGGAAAAAAGAGATCTTTGTTGTGGACGGGCCTGTGCAGGATAGTTTGCCAGCTGGCCTGTTTATAACTCCAGTGATATTGCCACCTTCTGCTGTTGGGGAAAGTAACATCAAAGTGCTGGTGCACAATGAAACCTCAAGAGATATCTCCATTCCTGCTGGGACAGTGATCGCCAATGTGTATCCTGCTGACACCCTCACTACCACTTCCAGAAGCCAGGGCTCAACTGTAATTAATCCCCAGCTGTTTGATTTCGGTGAATCATCCCTTCCAGAGACCTGGGAAAAAAGATTGAGAAGTAAGCTGTCGACCAGAGGAGAGGTGTTTTCAAAACATGAATGGGATTTGGGATTTGCCCAAGGTGTTGAACATCACATTCGGTTGCAAGATGCCAAGCCATTCAGAGAACGCTCCAGACGCATCGCTCCAGCAGACATCGATGATGTGAGACGTCACATCAAAGACCTGCTAGCTGCAGGAATCATAAAGGAGTCAAGGAGTCCATATGCATCACCCATTGTAATTGCAAGAAAGAAGAATGGGGCAATAAGAATGTGCATTGACCACCGAACTCTTAATGCAAGGACTATCCCAGATCAGTACACCACACCCAGGATTGAGGATGCTCTGGACTGTTTGGCAGGCAGTAGATGGTTTTCTGTGTTGGACCTTCGTAATGGATATTACCAAATACCCATGTCAGAGGAAGATAAAGAGAAGACCGCTTTCATCTGCCCTGTGGGGTTCTTCCAGTTTGAACGTATGCCCCAAGGCATTACTGGAGCTCCAGCCACATTCCAGCGGCTAATGGAGAAAGCTGTTGGTGACATGCATCTCCTACAAGTCATTGTTTACCTCGATGACATCATTGTGTTCGGACGCACACTGGAGGAGCATGAAGAGAGATTGCTGAAAGTATTGGATCATCTGAGAGAATGTGGTCTCAAAGTGTCAATTGACAAATGCCAGTTCTGCCAGTCTAAAGTGCGTTATGTGGGACACATTGTGTCGGCGGCTGGAGTGTCGCCAGATCCTAAAAAATTGAAGCGGTGA